The sequence GATTCACATCGAATTATCAGAGTGGGAGCAGAAGATAAATACCTGACTGCCACCGATGGCATCTACAAAATCTGTAGAAATCACGGCATCACTTCCCAGAGATGAGCACCTTCCCCAACTCTCTCTGGTTGAGCTTGTGTAAGAGCAACAGTCCTCATCTTGGCCACTTTGCTTGTCCTGAGAATAAGAATATCTGGAATTTTGGCAATAGGGAAAAGCAAGCAAAACCAGCACCAAAGAAGAGTATTGTATTCTAAAACACTTAAAACTGCCATCAACCTGATATTCAAGCCTTCTAAAACGAAGGGCCCATTTTTCAAGTGTCagacaaaatttttcttttaatatttttttgataTCTATAGATGGATATCAACCATGAATTTGCTAACTAAGACCTGGTTTATTATTCTTCAAATATTCTCCACCAAACCAATGGATATGAAATCCTTTAAATCATTCACTTCATTGTTCTTTGGGGTGAGCATAATAAAATAGACTCTTCTCAAAGAGCCTGTCTGGTAGAAGTGCTCTAATCATTCTATCAAATCATCACAGAAAATATCACAACAATGATGAAATAATACCATTGTGAATCCACCAATGACGTTCTATCTCCTTCTGTTTTCCACTGCCTCCTCCACCTCTCCTTCAAAAGGTTTCTCCAATTTTATTTCGTTCTGCCAAATTGATGCTCTGAAATAAAATTCCATCTAGAGTCGGTCTTCAACTCTCCCTTTGTGTAGAGGCACTTGTAAAATTCTATTGCTCCTTTAATTTCCTCCTCCTAAGTCTAACATTATATGAGGCTAAGGATCTGTATACTGATTGCACAGAAGATTTTCCACTTATTTGGTTGAAAGAGAAAACCTTTTTTACTTCTCCAAATAGAAAAAAGAACCTCTCTGGGAACTAAGAGCTCTACTTATTCTTAAAGTATAAGGCAAGCTAATGCTTTAATCTTTTAATCGACTAGTCAACACCTTTAAGAATAAACTGTGCTAAAACACATACCTCTGTTTGTGGAGTGTCATGACCAATGAGTTCTTCTCCTTTATTAGTTAATGGATTCTGTAATCAGTACACATATCAATCAACTTTTAGTAGCAACTTAACATCACCGCCATATAGAAAACCTCATTGAGGAAGAGATAGGGGTGGAAGAAAATCGGAACTTGATAGTTAAGGAGAACTCTTACAATTAGACTGGTGACTGGGGCAATGTCAGAAAGAAGTTCGGCAGCAGACTTTGCTGTTGAAATGCTAGGCGGCACAGAGGAAGAGCTTGCTGTATCAGAAGTAACATTCCTAAGACTTGCAATTATCTCATATAAGAGATTCTAGGAACAAATCACCAAAAATATTGCATCAGATTGCATGTGTTAAAACAGCACTTAAGTAAATAAACATCGTTAACATCAGATAAAACAGACAAGAAACTACTAGCAATACACAGTAGTGTGGAGAATTTATGGCAGCCAAGTTAGTCATTGTTCCAACTACTTCTCAAAAAATGAAGTGATTGCAATGCAGAAGTTCTGGAGTTACTCGTAAGCAGCCATACATATACATATTACATACATGTACatatttacacacacacacatatcttACACCACTTTGGATAAGGTAACAAGATGCATATTTTTCCAATGAAGTGGCTAAGGGGTCTTTGGAGCTAGACAAGTTCTCCTCTTGGATGCTCTCATGGATTTATGAAATCACTTTTACTTACAAGGTTAAGAAGGTAACTATGCCTTTaagcacccaagggtgtggcctatTGGTCAATTAAGTgggtgagaaccatgaggtctcaggttcaaatatCAGCGGAAGCAAAAAACACTAAGTGATTTCTTCCGATCTATCCAAACCTTGGTGGCtagagttacctggtacctgtTGCTGGTAGGAGGTGGCGCGTACCCCGAGGAATTAGTCTAGTTGTGCGCAAACTGGCCCGAACACCATGGTTATCCCCAAAAAAAAGGGTAACTATGCCTGGTCAAATTGCGCGCGTCCTATGAACACTCTTCTCTGAACAATTATACAAGCCAACATAATCTAGAAAACTAGCTTCGAGACAAAGTGATTATTCTCTAATTAATTATACAATTCCAGATTAATCCAAAACCCCGCTCACATAAGCTAGAAAAGTCTTTAGCCAAGATATGATTCTCCGTATCACTAATTTAGGTACTCCATCTGTTCCAAAAGGTATGGTACCATTGCACCAAATCTTGGCATAAATGAGGTGGGGCTACTTTACCCACACCTGGTGTCTGAACCATTGTTCATACTCCTTCGCTCCCATGTGTCAATGTGATGGACCCCGTTGCTTATTTAACACTACATATAGGTACTAATGTAGTGCATGTCTAGGTTGTTATGTTCCTAGGAATATAGTATTTAGAGGGTTCAACATATTAAGAATATTTTCATGCTGGCCGTCAATCTACTGCAAACCATATCCTTTATCTGGTTTTGGGACTGATTACATGTTGCAAAGCTCACATAGGTGGTGTTAGGTGAACGAAGACAATAGCCAAAAACTATAAGATCTTTCAAAATATCCTCCCGCTTTGAccaacaacaaaaacaagaatTTCATATAACAAATTTGATTTCTTCTCCTTTCAAATTTGTTaggaatgtattttttgctttaTTGACACAAAAGGTAATATTTTTTTACATTGAACTCACcaactaaatataattataattctCTGTAAGAAATAAGCTAAACTTCAAATCTTGGATAATGAATGAGTTTTTTATTCTCATCTGGAAGTACAACGCAATTGTGAAAAATTACCTCATCCATTCCAGCACCGACCTTGATGTCGCCTAGATCGTAATATTTCTCTATTTTAGTTGAAGTTGGTGAAATCCGGGGAGGGTGTAAGACATTATAGAAGAATATGGACACAGAATCATAATAAAATTGTGGCCGGGAGGAATTGTGGTCACCATCAAACTTGATAATATTTTTATCACCCTGTACAAAGAACAATAACAGATTATGCATAATTCACCACATTGTAACTTACTCCAAAGATCTCCAAAATATTTTGTACCGCATATGACTTATAAATGAGATCAGAGTGGTGGGGTTGAATGAACTTATCATCCTTAGCATGTCCAAAGAGAGCAGGAATATAAGTTTTAGGAGCCACCTGCCAGATTCGGTAAAATTTTGAAGCATCATGATTAGTACCTATTTAATCCAAATCAGACACGTGCATAGTAGAAAAAGATTCATGCCTGTTGTAATACTCAGCTTAGTTATATGTTCTCCCAGAATTAAGTGCATTTATAAATATATTAACTACATGAACCAAACAAGCTTTTATCAACTTCAAAGGCCAAATTAATTATACTCGACACAGTCATGAGCTCAGGTACCTGTAAGCAATTAAGGCTCATGATATCAAACTTGGCCTTCTTCTGAATGACGCGTCGCATATACTGCACAGCAACCTTTACCtgcagagatagagagagaaaggTCTCACTACTTTATGAGAATGACACGGGTGTTCTGAAGTACCTCAAGACTACCTTACAACTTTCTTAAGACAATTAACACTCTTCTTCTTGCCTTCTCCTTCTGTTTGATGTAACAGTAGGGAGCCTTgacaaaatatgcattttttagCTAGAAAGGCCATAAATAAGGCGGATTACATGCAACATGTTTCCTAGTTTACAGCAAATTATCCAGCAGACACGATCCATCAATCATATTCTTATCTGTGATCTTGAGCTAGTAGAGCCAAGGAGAACAGTACATTTTAAACTCATAATTCAGTCTCTTCTTTCCTCTTCCTAGTTCCTTGTGTAATTGTTTGAAGAGCACAAACAAAAACTGGGAAATAAACCACATTCCCATGCAAAATAAATGGACCAAGTGaaatatccaaaaaaaaataatgacATAATATCCGCATGATAGCAGTTTACTTGTCAGAAAGAATAGTTAGATACAAATCAATGTCTCCCTacacaaaataataaaattacattgAGACAGAAATTGATGTCTCCGCCACAAGATGATGAAACCAACACATTAAGGAATAGCATATAATTGAGTGCTAGTGGCTGCGTgccatcttccaaaaacaaaagcaaacttTTGGGTGGAATATCACATTACAGAGAATACCTCTAATTTCTTTCAACTGATTTGTAAAATCCAAAGATTTGGTATGTGGAGGCGCAAATCAAAAGAATGGGGAGGGTTTGGTATGTGGAGGCGCAGCTGTTGACTAGACATTCAGGGGTAAAACACCTATTCGGCGCATCCATAAAACATTTGTAGTACTTAAAACACAGGTATAAAGCAGAAACATCGTCGGTACAGCAGCGTAAATCATACTGGCAAAACCAAAATTCTAAAAACCATATCTGACCACATGCAGATTCATCAAACACCAATCATAGTACGGTTTTTTTTTATAACCAAGAAATTCCTGAGAGCCAGTGGCGCATGGTTCGAAACTCTGTGGATATGGGCCTGCTCCTCTAGCCTTCTCTACTTAAATACAAGGCTTTTGTCTAAGGCAGAGTTTGAACATGTGACGTGTGCCTAACCAACACATCATGCGTTGTGCTCCTACCACACATCAAGCATGGTATGACTTATAACTACCTTTTCTACCATAATACCAAAGAATTTCTTTTTAACCCACCTTTCTGAGAAAGAATCATAAATATGCAAGTACTTATTTAAGATCACATAATAGATGTCCATTTATGGAAAAGAAGGAGATCCATACAGTGAATTTAGGAAGCCTGATTTTGTAGACATCTACAAGCTCCATCATTAGATCAAATAAGTTAGAGAAAGCACTATCCAAGACCATTCCAGCAATAGAAGGATCTTCCGCTCCATATAGAAGGCTGGacattgaacaaagttactaaaATCGTGATCATGGAATTAGTGAGAAACGTAAAATCAGAACCATTGCCAAACTGTCTGCTAAAATCCAACTTGTCTTTCAGAAGAACTTGGACTGCAAATTAACGAGCAGTTGAGTGCAAAGTGAAATACCTTGTAACTGCACCCATTGACCGCCCCCATAGACCTATGCGTGATACTTTCAGGTTGCTTCTCAGATGTGACACAACTACCTTGAGGTCATCTTTCTGAAAAAGAAACGAAGAATTTTCATATATCAAGAGCACCACTAAAATAATTCATGCAAGACAAGGAAAAGGAAGTACCTCATGCCAACCAAGACTAACGTAATCACCATCTGACAAGCCCGAACCAGAAAAGTCAAGGGTTAAAACAGTGatgtttgatgaaagaagtattaCAGCTGCCTCATTCGCATCAGCCCTACAGCCACTGCAGGGTCCAGAAAGTTAGTAAAAGCTCAACCTTGAGAATAATATGTTAGAAAATATGATGCATTTGAGTACATATTTACTCAATACTTAACATACTAAAATATATGTGACTGTATAAAAAAGGTCCACAGCCTAACAAGACTAATGGAACActtaattattgaatatttaatattttgactttCATAAACTGCTCATAGTCTAAGCAGATTAGCATTCATTTCAATGAACTAAAAGTCATAGATGCAAACAGTAAACCTGTTTCCATGGCAGTATATAACACAAGGAAGAGGAGCACCATCAGGAAATGATGATGGAGTATAATGACTGCATTGCAAGGTATGCCCTCTTTCATTCTTAAGctgcaaaaaagaagaagaagaagaagatagatgAAACAAGGATAATCAAATTAATTAGAAGACCATGACAACACAAACAAGCAAGTGTGACCACTTTAGGCAAGAGGTGACCATAAGTCCATACTTGCCTCAAAGTCTTCTCTTTTGTACTTTCTTCCCCCAACACTAAACTCTTTCTCCCATAAAAACTGTTCTGGATTGTAATCTGCCCTGTTATACAATGGAGAGCAGTTGACAAACCTCTCAAGAACTATCAAACAACTAAAAAGACTAAGGATGATAGATTGACACTTAATAGCATTAGGTTAGAGGTTATTGCATTGAAGATCAAATAAAAAATGGAGCAGTGATTGCGCCATAACTCAAGCTGGAGActtagttagaagagttgactgAATAATTTGAAAACTCATGGACCTAGAAAAGCAACGGCAAACATACTGCAGGCGTATCTTAAAATTTAATGCATAGTAGtgtatacaacaacaactacttcTGCTAGCCTCGGTTCCAAACAAGTTGAGGTCCGCTTATGAATTCTCACTAACCATATTACTGAATTACTCCGTTTAAACTCATGTCATGTCAATATTATGAAAATACATAGAGAATGTATTAGTTCACTAAATTCTTCTTTAACTCCGCTAGTGTGCAAAGAAAATTATGTAGAGGGTAAAGAATTACAAGTAGTTCTTGTAAGATGAACAAGACTCTGTTTAGTTGAACTGTAAATAGGGTGGCCAACATTTCCTTAATGCTGATGAATACACTGTTACCATTTTCAAAAAAACTCCGCTAGTGTGAGCTTGCTCACATTGCTGGTCCCAACCTGGATAAAGGAGGTGAGTTGTGGCAGGCGGGCATGTGTAAATTCCCAATTGCATGATGTGCCTTTTTTATTACATCAAATGACACCTCCACTTAAGTGTATGCAGTTTCTCAGCGTGCCTTCTTTCTCTCATTCATTTTGCACAACCTTTTCCAGCAACGAAAATTTCAATTGGTTCAACCGGAAAAGATGAAGAATTGGGCTATCTATTAATATAGAAAAGGTGAGGCAAATTCATAATATTGTGCCAAGTGTCAAACCGAAAAATCGACACATGTCAAGATTTAAGACAAAACTCCAATAAGTTTGgagattcaaaaaaaattataatttataaaataaaatagttattTTGAAGCTTTTAAAGCATTAATATGTTTCAGTTATTTCCAGTCCCACGTTTGTGCATATCCATGAGCCCCACGTTTTGGACTCCCATGTTTTTCATCCACGGTCAGATATTCAAATTTCTGGACTCCCATGTTTCTTTTATCCGGATAAAAAATACTCCACGATCCTCTTCACATATGTGGGCATCAAAACCTAACTCCATGACTTAGAAACTGTCTCCTAAACTAATAATGTCTCAAACGCCTCCGCCAAACCTTACAACTCAATTTTTCAGATCACTACGTCTGAAGAAGCAgttttctttctctcaacttccaaaattctaACATAACCCTAATCAAAAATGGAATCCACCAAAAATCAGTCTCTCAATTTCCAAAATTCTACTCAAAATCCACCAAAAGCTTACAAAAATGGCGATGCAAATCATTTTTGAAGAGTTTCAGAATCTGGTATTGAATCAAACTTTGATTGCATCTCCTCTATACATGAAtttctatcaaaagaaaataatcatggaaggtaTCCAATTTTTCCGTTTGCCATTTTTTATTACACAGAAAAATCAATTCTAAAATCTGGGTCTATCaaatttttatatgtttgttaACATGTTAACCACGTTTTCAAAGTAATCAAGATCAATTACTATTCTTATTCCATAGTTTGTTTAATTTGGTTTCAATTTTGATGACAAAATTTGATTTATGAGATTGTCATGAATTTTTCTGTTAGTAGCAATGAGTACTTTGTTTAAGATTGTTGTTTTTACGTTGGTATATATGTTTGAAATCTTTCTACTTAACGACCTAAATACTGGTGCGTTACAATGCGTCAAACAAATTAAAAGGGTATAGAAGAATGGTTCGCTTTTATAGACCCTTTTTGATGTTGGGTTTTCAGTTTCAGAAGTTGCGATGAATCCATTCGTTTGTAATGTCATTCAAGTGGCATGGTTATATACAAGTTTTTAAGAGAGAAGACTCGAATTTGAAAGATGCAAACAATTATTGCTTCACTATAAACCACTCTACTATTGTTGCTTTTGCTAACGCTAAAAAGTACACCCCCACTTTTTACCTTTTTCTTAATTTAGGTTTTTTCTCCTGCATATGATGTTATGactttttgatttgtttttgcGTTTGTTATATAGAAGAAACTATTTGATTTGAAAAATTTATCTATGTTATCCACTATTCTTGATTTCTGTTTAACTAATAGCAATAAAGTTTGcatctttttattattttgtggtccattttaaattttttttcctaACTTTTTATATATGTAATTTTTTTCTCTATTGGCAATAAATTGAAGGTGTTTTTAAGTTTTCAGTTTAGATTGATTTCGGAGACATTGAATGTGGTCGGAGCAATATTCGaacattttcattattttcattatttgtcTACAGTAAATGGGGAGGCCCTTGAAGCTTTCTATTTGTATAGTGTTATCAGACATATAGTGTGAATTGAAAGGGAACATGTGTGTAAACCTCTAGAAGACATTTCTGGCAGTGAGCTATGTTCAGTTTGGGATTTTGTTTGGAACTCTCATGGCAGTTTCCACATTTGTACCTTTTCTGTGTAGCTTTCTATCTGTTAGCTCTTTTATGgaatttgtttgggattttgttTTGCATATGTTCGGTTTTAGAGTTGTAAAAGTCGTCAATATTTTGCAAGTTAATGTTCATGGACCCTTGTTGGTAAGAGAGCTTTAATGATTACGCTACAACAAGAAAACAAGTTCGTATGTGGAAGATATCATAAGCAAGACAGAGCATGAGGAGCACAATTCTTCTCAGCTATCGGTCATTGGGTTTCCTTTTGGAATTTGGGTGAACAGTCTTTAAGAGTTTTAAGGTTTTGGAATTTCAAATCCAATAAACTTTGGAATTTGGGTGAACAGGTTTGTGCTGTTCCCACatattttacttcttttttatGAATCTCTTTTTACGTATATTGGTATAATCATGTAACGATCTTTTTGAGCATTCAACAGGGTATGGTTTCATTGAAAGATGAAATAGAGCAAGTAGAAGAGCAAGTATGGTTTCACTCTCTACTTCAAAAGAGACGTAACCTAGATGGTAAAAAAATATGGCACGGTTACTAATCAAGATGTGGCTTCTCTTCATGGAATTCATTCAGTGGGATACTCTACTTTAAAggatctcttcttcttttctagCATACATCCCTTAGTTCTAGCTACTTTGTTATGCCACTAGCTACCTGTAATTCACATAATTTTCTAGATCAAAAGTACAGTTTGTGCTTACTTTTGACGGTGTAAGCATCTCTttatttttgtggttaaaatttTAAGATGAGCATGCAGAACATACGATTCAACAATTACCAAATGATTCTAAATGCATGTCATATTTGCATCTTATTCCCTAGATTAGGAGGTTGTGTAATTCAAGAACCCCTAGGAATTCAGAATTAGTTATCTACTTCTATGCCATGTTGCTAATCTATTTTTTATCTCAACAATATGCAGAAAGTTGCGATTAGCAAGAAGCTGTatcatctttgatttttgcaGCAGCAAGACTCGACGACGTGCCAGAACTACGCCAACTAAGAAGTGTATTTACTGAGATATATGGAAATTCCCTTGAATGTTATGTCAGTAAAGAGGTACTCATTCATCTTTCCACTGTCATAATATTTGTGCTTAAACTTACAACTGCAACTTTACATTTTTCCTCTAGCTCTAAAAAACATAACAAATTTTCTTTCTTGAAGTTTGTTCAAAACTTAAACTCAGTAGTTACAAATGAGATGAAGCTCAGTTGATGCAAGACATATCATTAACGTTGAAAGAATGGTGCATGGTCTATTTCTCTACATCTCCGCTATTTTTATATATAGCAAAGAAGTGGAATAGTAAAAACTGAAATTATTATTCTTGATAATGCATATTTCAGAAGTGTGCATTGAACACTTCCAGTTAATAGCTgaaaaaatttcacataaaaaaacTATACTTTTGTTTAGAGTATTGTATAAAAGCTGGAGTACGTGGAGTTAAATTAAATCTGGAACCATAAGATATAAGAACCATATGTTAATGGAAAAAAGAATATGATACCTATTCATCCTTCAGATTATATATCAAAGCTTCTGCTTTAGTCTTTTTATATTAGTAGCTTTCTTTAATATATTTATCAGGTATTTAACTTATGCTTAATAATACACTTACTATAATAATTAAAGCACAATCGTTGTAACAACTTAAATCATTCTAATGAGGAACAAACAAAATGTATATGCCAGTACATATATTATTGACTTCCGCTGCTGTAGCTTCTATTAACCATTTGAATATGTCCTTTTTTGGTCTTCTGGTGCTGCAGATGACTCTTCATATCCATTGAAGCTAGAAAATATTGTAGTATAAGGTTTATGTTTAAACTGGAAGTTAAGAGATCCAACTATGAGAATCAAGATTTAGTCCTTAAAGTTATTACACTTACTGACGACAAGGATATTACTAACAAATACATTCCTTCTCCATGTGCAGAGATATTCAAAGTatgttttatatcaaatatttctCAACTTTGTTATTTGTGATTGAAGTAAATTTAACTATGATACATATTTTTTATAGGATCCGAATTTCAATAATAACCAAATCAAtcataaagataataaaatctcaGTGATTTTACAGctcacaactatttttttttacatcattaattattttagttAAATGAATTGCACGTCAATGAACACAAAGAACATTAACAATGAACTATTATTCAGTGTGACTTCTTTCTTTATAAACTGTACTCAAAACttgatgtttaattttatttttttaattttttataggTCATGAAGAGCCCCATACTTCTAAGCTAGCTTCACAACTACTGAAAAAATTATTAGAAGATTACTGTCATTTGGTCTTGAATCATACTTAGACCCCAATGTTAGCCCCAACGAAATTcatctatttattttttgtttaattcttTTGAATTCGATCGCTAAATTTAATTTGCAATATACATATGTTTCTATCATCTCTCTCCGCTCTTTTTTCCTTTGAATCaatccgcgcatcgcgcgggtacgtATACTAGTATAAAGAATAAAAAGGCCTCCATCTTTGATTCTTTTCTATTCTTCTGATACAATTACATATAACTTACTTTCTTTTTCC is a genomic window of Nicotiana tabacum cultivar K326 chromosome 16, ASM71507v2, whole genome shotgun sequence containing:
- the LOC107764625 gene encoding uncharacterized protein LOC107764625 isoform X2 is translated as MIEQFINFVIRPPRADYNPEQFLWEKEFSVGGRKYKREDFELKNERGHTLQCSHYTPSSFPDGAPLPCVIYCHGNSGCRADANEAAVILLSSNITVLTLDFSGSGLSDGDYVSLGWHEKDDLKVVVSHLRSNLKVSRIGLWGRSMGAVTSLLYGAEDPSIAGMVLDSAFSNLFDLMMELVDVYKIRLPKFTVKVAVQYMRRVIQKKAKFDIMSLNCLQVAPKTYIPALFGHAKDDKFIQPHHSDLIYKSYAGDKNIIKFDGDHNSSRPQFYYDSVSIFFYNVLHPPRISPTSTKIEKYYDLGDIKVGAGMDENLLYEIIASLRNVTSDTASSSSVPPSISTAKSAAELLSDIAPVTSLINPLTNKGEELIGHDTPQTEDKQSGQDEDCCSYTSSTRESWGRCSSLGSDAVISTDFVDAIGGSQITADVPATPLCNKQHTALDSSKDDEKKKAPQVTKKSKREKFEKLEALSQRLRLCFMKRVNHRRYSSS
- the LOC107764625 gene encoding uncharacterized protein LOC107764625 isoform X1 codes for the protein MQLGIYTCPPATTHLLYPGQITIQNSFYGRKSLVLGEESTKEKTLRQLKNERGHTLQCSHYTPSSFPDGAPLPCVIYCHGNSGCRADANEAAVILLSSNITVLTLDFSGSGLSDGDYVSLGWHEKDDLKVVVSHLRSNLKVSRIGLWGRSMGAVTSLLYGAEDPSIAGMVLDSAFSNLFDLMMELVDVYKIRLPKFTVKVAVQYMRRVIQKKAKFDIMSLNCLQVAPKTYIPALFGHAKDDKFIQPHHSDLIYKSYAGDKNIIKFDGDHNSSRPQFYYDSVSIFFYNVLHPPRISPTSTKIEKYYDLGDIKVGAGMDENLLYEIIASLRNVTSDTASSSSVPPSISTAKSAAELLSDIAPVTSLINPLTNKGEELIGHDTPQTEDKQSGQDEDCCSYTSSTRESWGRCSSLGSDAVISTDFVDAIGGSQITADVPATPLCNKQHTALDSSKDDEKKKAPQVTKKSKREKFEKLEALSQRLRLCFMKRVNHRRYSSS
- the LOC107764625 gene encoding uncharacterized protein LOC107764625 isoform X3, which encodes MPACHNSPPLSRADYNPEQFLWEKEFSVGGRKYKREDFELKNERGHTLQCSHYTPSSFPDGAPLPCVIYCHGNSGCRADANEAAVILLSSNITVLTLDFSGSGLSDGDYVSLGWHEKDDLKVVVSHLRSNLKVSRIGLWGRSMGAVTSLLYGAEDPSIAGMVLDSAFSNLFDLMMELVDVYKIRLPKFTVKVAVQYMRRVIQKKAKFDIMSLNCLQVAPKTYIPALFGHAKDDKFIQPHHSDLIYKSYAGDKNIIKFDGDHNSSRPQFYYDSVSIFFYNVLHPPRISPTSTKIEKYYDLGDIKVGAGMDENLLYEIIASLRNVTSDTASSSSVPPSISTAKSAAELLSDIAPVTSLINPLTNKGEELIGHDTPQTEDKQSGQDEDCCSYTSSTRESWGRCSSLGSDAVISTDFVDAIGGSQITADVPATPLCNKQHTALDSSKDDEKKKAPQVTKKSKREKFEKLEALSQRLRLCFMKRVNHRRYSSS